In Armatimonadota bacterium, the sequence GTCGATCTGTTCGCCCCCATCGGCAAGGGGCAGCGGGCGATGATCGTCTCCCCGCCCAAGGCTGGCAAAACGACCTTCCTCAAGAAGATCGGCCAGGCGATCGTCCAGAACCACCCTGAGGTCTACCTGATGGTGCTCCTGCTGGACGAGCGGCCGGAGGAGGTCACGGACATGCGCCGCTCGGTCGAGGCGGAGGTGATCGCGAGCACCTTCGACCGGCCGCCCGAAGAGCACGTGCAGGTCGCCGACCTGGTGCTGGAGCGCGCCAAGCGCATCGTCGAGGGCAAGCGCGACGTGGTCGTTCTCCTCGACAGCCTGACACGGTTTGCGCGCGCCAACAACCTGGTGATCCCGCCATCTGGACGTACGCTGTCGGGTGGATTGGACCCCGCGGCGCTGCACCGCCCCAAGCGCTTCTTCGGGGCGGCGCGGAAGATCGAAGAAGGCGGCAGCCTGACGATCGTCGCTACCGCCCTGATCGACACCGGCAGCCGCATGGACGACATGGTGTACGAGGAGTTCAAGGGTACGGGCAACATGGAAGTGCACCTGAACCGGCGGCTGCAGGAGCGGCGCACGTTCCCGGCGATCGACCTCAAGATGTCCGGCACTCGGCGCGACGACCTGCTGCTGACCGAAGAAGAGCTGCGCAAGGTTTGGGTGCTGCGGAAGTCCCTGGAGCAGCTGGACACGGTCGCGATGACCGAGCTGATCCTCGACCGCATGCGCAAGACCCCCAACAACTCCGCGTTCTTGCGCTCGATCGTCAAGTCCTCCGAGGAAGATGTGCGCGTCGGCTGACGGCTCCCGCCGGCGCGGCGTCCGCAGCGGCCATCGGGTGTGCCTGCCCCCCCCGAGTCGACATCGCCATGGCCATCCCCATAGACGGGCTCCGACCAGCGAAGCGGGCGACGATACGTTCGGGTCTATGCGCAGTTGACGACTCCGGTTAGAATCAGGCTTGGTTCGTCTCGGTCTGTCGCCCACTGACACCGAACTCCGAGACAATCTGGATCGCTCCGGGGAGGGAATGGCAGGTGCCCATATCCCCTGCTCGTGCGGCTGCGTGTTTGTTGCTCGGCAGTGCGGTCTTTCTCCCCGGCCCGACGATCAGCGAAGGCAGCCCCCAGCCCTCATCCCCGTCCGTCGGCCAGCCGCGTCCGTTCCTCCCTATACCCGATCCCGCGCAGGCGATCCCCCAGATCCCGATGGACATCGGGCTGCGCAAGCCCATGGCCCCGCAGAAGGCAAAGACACCGTCGGCCCCCCAGCGCAAGCAGAGCGCGTCGCACACCTCCCCGCGGCCAGCCGCGGCGCAGACGACGGCCTACACCGTGTCGGAGGGGGATACCCTGTGGGATCTGGCGCGGCGGTTCGGCACCACCGTCGAGGCCATCGCATCCGCGAGCGGCGTCTCTGAAAGCCAGTTCCTACGACCCGGGCAGCGGCTGCAGATCCCGGTGGGCGGCCGAACAGCGGCCGGCGCCGCCGCGACTGCCCCGTCCACCTACACCGTGCGCAGCGGAGACACGCTGTGGGCGATCGCCCTGAAGACCGGTGTGGACGTCGATTCGCTCGCGCGCACCAACAACATCCAGGGCGACATGCTGCGCGTCGGACAGAGGCTCGTGATCCCCGCGCCCGGGGCTGCCGCCGGCCCTCGTCGCTCGACGGCCGGCGCGCAGAGGGAGATTGCTGCCCGACGCGCCCAGGCATCCTGGTTGTGGCCGGCACGGGGCGTGCTGACCTCGCGGTTCGGCATGCGGTGGCGCCGCCACCACGACGGCATCGACATCGCCGCCCCCTACGGCACCCCGATCTACGCCGCGCGCGACGGCCGCGTGATCCGGGCCGCTTGGTTCGGCGGGTACGGCCGGCTCGTCGTCCTGGACCACGGGGACGGGATGCAGACGTGGTACGCGCACGCCTCGCGCATCCTCGTGCGGGTCGGAGAGCACGTCCGCCGCGGCCAGCAGATCGCCACGGTGGGATGCACCGGCGCCTGCTCCGGCTCCCACCTCCACTTCGAGGTGCGCATTGAGGGCAACCCGGTCGACCCGCTGCGGTATCTGCGGTAGGGGCGGACGCCGGTGCGCGGCGTGCTATAATGCGCTGGATCGCCCGGCGGCTGCCGGTGTGGGAGGTGCGGTGATGAAGCAGGGGATCCATCCCGAATACCACGAGGCGGTCGTCGTGTGCGCGTGCGGCGAGACGTTTGTGACCGGCAGCACCAAGAAGATGATCCGGGTGGAGGTCTGCTCGAAGTGCCACCCGCTGTACACCGGGCAGCGGCGCCTGGTTGACACCGAAGGGCGCGTTCAGAAGTTCATGAAGAAGTACGGCCTGGAGCCCGCCAAGACCGCCTAGCCCAGCGATCCTCCCCGCGGTCCGTGTCCGGAGGAGGGGACGCAGCTCCTCCCCGGTGACCTCGGCGCCTGCTGCATCCTCTCGCGCGGCTACTTTGCGTGTGCCGTCATGGGATCGAGCACCTCGAGCAGCGCGAAACGATGGGATTCGGCGTCGCGGGTGCGGATCGTCGTCACGCCGTCCAGTGGTACGATGGATTTGCAATGGAACGACGTGTACCTCAGATGATGATCGGCGGTCAGGCCGTGCTCGAGGGCGTGATGATGCGCGGTCCGAACTGGGTGACCACCGCGGTGCGGCGCCCGGACGGGGAGGTCGTGCGCGAAGTGCAGCAGCGGCCCAGCCTGCTCGTGCAGAAGCGGTGGGCCCGCCTGCCGGTGCTGCGGGGGATGGTCGTGCTGTACGAGGCGCTGTCCATCGGCGTCCACTCGCTGATCTATTCCGCGAACCAGGCGGCCACCCAAGCCGAGGGGCGCGAGCTGTCGGCCAGGGAGGTGGCGCTAAGCCTCGGGATCGGCCTGACCATCGCGGTGGGCTTGTTCTTCGTCCTGCCGACGGTCCTGGTGCGCTGGCTGGACCACCGGCTGCCGGGCACCCTCGCGTTCAACGTGACCGAGGGCGCGATCCGGATCGCGATCGTGGTCGGGTACGTCGGCATCGTCGGGCTGCTGCCGGACCTGCGCCGCGTGTACATGTACCACGGTGCCGAGCACAAAGCCGTCAACGCCTGGGAGCGGGGGGTCTCACTGGCCGTGCCCGAAGTCCAGAAGCAGAGCCGGTTCCACCCTCGGTGCGGGACGTCGTTCATCCTGATCGTGATGGTGGTCGCCGTGCTCGTGTTCTCCGTCCTGGGGAAGCCGCCCCTGGGATGGCGCATCGTCTCCCGGATCCTCCTCATCCCCCTGATCGCCGGCCTGTCCTACGAGGTGATCCGCGCCGGCGCGCGCTACCGGTGGTTCCGGCCGCTGGTGGTCCCGGGGCTTTGGCTGCAGCGCCTGACGACGCGCGAACCCGACGACGCGCAGGTCGAGGTGGCGATCCAGGCGCTGCGGGAAGTGGTGGACCGCGAAGACGAGCGGATGATCGAGCGCACGGTGGCGTGAGGCCCTCGGTGCGCGGCGTGGGAGATCCAAGATGCTGGCAGAGCAGCTGAACGGAATCGAGCAGCGGTACGCGGAGCTCAACGCGCTGTTGGGGGATCCCGCGGTGTTGGCGGACCCGGCCCGCTACCGTGCACTGGCGAAGGAACACGCCACGCTGGGGCAGTTGGTCGCACTCGTGCAGGAGCTGCGGCGGGTGAACCGGGAACGCGCCGACGCCGAGACGATGCTGGCCGACGGCGACGGAGAACTGCGCCAGCTGGCCGCGCAGGAGATCGCGCGGCTGGACGCGCGGCGTCGGGCCCTGCAGGCCGAGCTCGAGCAGCGGCTGGCGCCCCGCCATCCCCACGACGACCGCGACATCATCGTCGAGATCCGTGCGGGCGCCGGAGGCGAGGAGGCGGCGCTGTTCGCCGCCGATCTGCTCCGGATGTACACGCGGTACGCGGAGCGCCGCGGCTGGAAGACGGATGTCTTGGACCTGCAGCCGTCGGACCTCGGCGGCGTGCGGTCCGCGACGGTGGCGATCGCCGGAGAGGGCGCCTACAGCCGCATGAAGTACGAAAGCGGCGTCCACCGCGTGCAGCGGGTGCCGGCGACGGAAGCCGCGGGGCGGATCCACACCTCCACGGCGACCGTGGCGGTGCTCCCTGAGGCCGAAGAGGTCGACGTGGAGATCAAGCCCGACGAACTCGAGATCTCGACGTTCCGCGCCGGGGGTGCAGGGGGGCAGAACGTCAACAAGGTCGAGACGGCCGTGCGCGTCAAGCACCTGCCGACCGGGACGGTCGTCACGTGCCAGGACGAGAGGTCGCAGCACCAGAACCGCGAGAAGGCGATGCGCATCCTGCGGGCCCACCTGCTGGAGTTGCGCGAGCGCGAGCAGCAGGCGCAGATCGCCGCGGCGCGCCGCCAGCAGGTCGGCACGGGCGAGCGCAGCGAGAAGATCCGCACCTACAACTTCCCGCAAAACCGCGTCACCGACCACCGGATCGGTTTGACCCTCCACCGGCTGGAGTCGGTGATGGACGGAGACCTCGACGAGGTCCTCGACGCGCTCGCCGCGGCGGATCGGGCCGCCCGACTGGGACAGCCGGCGGCGAGCGGCGGAACATGACGGGCCGGCGACCTCAACCTCCGATCGGTGCGCGGGCCGTCCCCTCGGACCCACCAACCGGCAAGGACATCCGGCCGGTTTCTTTCCGCGAAGCCTACCTGTTCGGCCGCGAGCATCTGGCGGCGGCGGGCGTGGAGTCCGCGCCGATCGAAGCCGAGGTGCTTTTGCGGCACGCGGCGAGGCTGGACCGCGCCGGCCTGTACGTCCGCTGGACGCAGCCGGTCTCCGAGGCGGTCTGGCGGCGGTATGTCGATCTGCTCGAGGGCCGGGCGGCCGGTCGCCCCACGGCGTACCTGGTCGGGGAGCGGGAGTTCTGCGGCCTCGGGTTCGCCGTCGACGAGCGGGTCCTCATTCCTCGCCCGGAGACCGAGTTGCTGGTGGATGTGGCCCTGGAGGCGATCCGCGGGATCGCCGCACCGGTGGTGGTCGACGTGGGGACCGGCAGCGGCGCGGTGGCGGTGGTGTTGGCTGTGCGGCGCCCGGACCTGCGGGCCTACGCCACCGACGTCTCGCGGGCGGCCCTCGAGGTGGCCTCTGGCAACGCCCGACGGCACGGAGTCGCCAGCAGGGTGACGCTGCTGGCAGGCCACGCCCTCGTGCCGGTCATCGAGCGCGGCGTGCGCGCGCATGCGGTCCTCGCCAACCCGCCCTATGTTCCGCGGCACGCACGCGACGAACTTCCGGCGGAGATCCGGGATCACGAGCCTCCGGTTGCCCTGCTCTCTGAGGGTCCGCGCGGCACCGAGATCCACGAACGCATCGCCTTCCAGGCGCCGCGCGTTCTGCTCCCCGGCGGGACGCTGGCGATGGAGGTGGCAGCAAAGTGGCATCAGGCCCAGGCGGTGGCGGAGCTGTTTGAGGGGCTCGGATTCGAACACGTCCGGATCCTGCGGGATCTCGCCGGGCTGGAGCGCGTGGTCGTGGGGACGTGGGCTATCGGGCGGCCCACCTCAGATCGATCACCTACGCCGACCCCGTGATCGCGCGGCGCCGCTGCCCACAACTGTGAGAAGATTCCCGCTTGGGAGTCCAAACATACGATCGGTTGTATCGGATCCCGACGTGAAGTACCATCAACACGACTCAGCAGGGGGGAATGGAGGTGAGGACGGTGAGGGTATCGCGGATCGTCGGCTTGATGCTCACGCTCGTCGTGGCTGCGTCCTTCCCCTTTGCGGTCTGGGGGCAGGAGAACGGCGAGGAACTCATCGTGGCCCGCATCAAGGCGGTCTACGGGGAGGACTTCGAGGACCTGGATGGGCTGATCGAGACGATGCGGGACGCCGGTTACGGCTGGGGCGAGGTGATCATGGCCCTGCATCTGGCGAAGCTCTCCGGGAAGAGTGTGGAAGAGATCATGGAGATGCGTGCCAGCGGTATGGGGTGGGGCGAGATCGCCATGGAGCTCGGCGTCCATCCGTCCCAGCTCGGTCTGGCGGTCGCCTACGTCATGTCCGAGGGCAAGTCTCCGCAGAATGCCGGCAAGCCCGAGACGACGCCAGGTGGCCCGCCCTCCGGCACTCCCGGCGGTCCGCCGTCCGGGGTACCCGGCAAGCCGTAACAGCAGACGGCAGGATTCGTGTACGGAGGCCCGCGCGCTCGCGCGGGCCTCCGCCTTTGAGGGCTATAATGGAAACGCATGCCTCCCCTAACTTCTGCGGTGTCCGTCCTGCGTGTGACCCCCGATGCCCCCGCTCCACGGCGCGCCGTGGAGTTGCTCCGCACCGGCGGGGTGATCGTCTTCCCGACCGACACGGTCTACGGGCTGGGTTGTGACGCCACGGACGCTGCCGCGGTGCGGCGCGTGTTCGCGATCAAAGGACGCACCCCAGACCAGCCGGTACCCATCCTGCTCGCCGATCCAGACGACGCCGAGGGTCTTGCGTTCATCACGCCCGCTGCCCGCCTACTCATGGACCGCTTCTGGCCGGGCCCGCTAACGATCGTGCTGCGCGCCCGTGACAGGTTGCCCGACATCGTCACGGCGGGCACCGGAAACGTAGGCTTGCGCGTTCCCGACCACGCGGTCCCACGCTCCCTCGCGCGCGAGCTGGGGCGGCCTCTGGTGGGCACGAGTGCCAACGTGCACGGCCAGCCTCCGGCCACCTCCGTCGTCCAGGTCCTCTCGCAGCTGGATGGGCGGCCAGACCTGATTCTCGACGGCGGGCGCTGCAGGTCGGCGGCCTCGACCGTGGTGGACTGCACCGCGCAGACGCCCCGCGTCCTGCGCCCCGGGCCGATCTCGGAGGCGGAGGTCCTGGCCGCGGCCGGGTGAAGGTTCGGTCCGAGGGCGAGGCGAAGTGAGCTGACGATGCGGATCGCCCTTGCCAGCGACCACGCCGGCTACGCTCTGAAGGAGGACCTCAAACGGATGCTGCGCGACCTCGGACACGAGGTGCGGGACTTCGGTACGCACGGGGAGGATCCCGTCGACTACCCCGACTTCGTCGTGCCGGTGGCCGAGGGGGTGGCGGCGGGCACATTCGACCGTGCGATCGTGATCGGCGGCACCGGAAACGGGGAGGCGATCGCAGCCAACAAGGTCCCCGGCGTGCGGTGCGCGGTGTGCTGGGAGAGCTACACGGCACGCATGGCGCGGGCGCACAACGACGCCAACGTGCTGTCATTGGGTGCGCGCGCGATCGGCGTCGAGGTGGCCAGGGATGTCGTTCGGGCGTGGCTGACGGCGGACTACGAGGGAGGCCGCCACGACGCCCGTCTCGCGAAGATCCGGGCCGTGGAGGAGAAGTATGCTGCGCCATCTGATTCGCGAAGATCCGGAGATCGCTGAGGCCATCCTGCGCGACATCGAACGTCAGCGGATGCGCGTGAACCTGATCGCGTCCGAGAACTACGCCAGCCGGGCGGTCCTCGAAGCGCAGGGCAGCGTGCTGACGAACAAGTATGCCGAGGGCTATCCGGGGCGCCGCTACTATGGCGGGTGCGAGTACGTGGACGTCGCGGAGAGCCTGGCCATCGAACGCGCCAAGGCACTGTTCGGCGCCGAGCACGCCAACGTGCAGCCACACTCGGGATCGCAGGCGAACATGGCGGCGTACTTCGCCGTCCTCAAACCCGGGGACCGCATCATGGCGCTGAACCTGGCCCACGGGGGCCACCTCACGCACGGCAGCCCGGTCAACTTTTCCGGGCAGCTGTTCGAGGTGGTGCCCTACGGCGTCGACGAAAAGACCGAGGTGATCGACTACGACAACCTGGCGCGCCTGGCCCGGGAGCACCGTCCGAAGATGATCGTGGCCGGCGCGACGGCGTACCCACGTCACTTCGACTTCCCCCGCCTGCGCGAGATCGCCGACGAGGTCGGTGCCTACCTGATGGTGGACATGGCCCACTTCGCCGGCCTGGTGGCGGGGAAGGTGCATCCCGACCCCGTACCCTACGCGCACCTGGTGACTTCTACGACCCACAAGACGCTGCGGGGGCCCAGGGCGGGGATGGTTCTGTGCAAGGCGGAGTTCGCCAAGGCCGTGGACCGAACCGTGTTTCCGTTCGGCCAGGGGGGTCCGCTGATGCACGTGATCGCGGCCAAGGCGGTGTGCTTCCGGGAAGCCGCCACCCCAGCCTTTCGCGAGTACGCCGCCCAGATCGTCCGCAACGCCCAGGCGCTCGCGGAGGAACTGTTGCGGGGCGGGTTCCACGTGACCTCCGGGGGTACGGACACGCACCTGATGCTCGTCGACCTCCGTTCCGTGGGGTTGACGGGAAAGGTGGCGGAGGAGGCGCTGGGTCGGGCCCATATCGTCGTGAACAAGAACATGGTGCCCTTCGACCCGCAAAAGCCCACGGTGACGAGCGGGATCCGCGTGGGGACGCCCGCGGTGACGACCCGCGGCATGCGCGAAGTGCAGATGCGTCAGATCGGACGGTGGATCACACAGGTCCTGAGTGCGCCGGACGACGAAGTGGTGCAGTCCCGCGTGCGGGCAGAGGTGCACGAGTTGTGCGCCCAGTTTCCGATCTACGCCGAGTCCGACGTGCCGGCGTTGGAAGCTGTCGGCGGTTCCGACACGCGGCCCGCCCCGACCCCAAGCCCCTGACTGCCACCGGAGGCCCGCCTTGTCCAAGGTCTATGTCGTGGACCACCCGCTCATCCAGCACAAGGTTCGGATCCTGCGTGATCGGCACACCAATCACAAGGAGTTCCGCGAGCTCGTCGAAGAACTGGCGATGCTGCTCGCCTTCGAAGCCACGAGGGACCTGCGTACCCGTGACGCAAAGGTCGAGACGCCCCTGGCGGTGACGCGCGGCAAGACCATCTCCGGGTACGAACTAGCCGTTGTGCCGATCCTGCGCGCCGGGCTGGGCATGGAGCCCGGCATCACCAAGCTCATGCCCACCGCACGGGTGGGACACGTGGGCATCTGGCGCGACCCCGAGACGCTTGAGCCGGTGACGTACTACGTGAAGCTTCCGCCGGACATCGCACAGCGGGAGGTCATGGTGCTGGACCCCATGCTGGCCACGGGCGGGTCTGCCGCGGAGTGCGTGCGGCTCATCAAGGAGCGCGGGGCGACCCGGTTCAAGCTCATGTGCCTGATCGCCGCCCCGGAGGGGGTCGAGCGCGTCCACCGCGACCACCCCGACGTGGTGATCTACACCGCCGCGATCGACGAGTACCTCAACGACCACGGCTACATCGTGCCCGGGCTGGGCGACGCGGGCGACCGCCTGTTCGGCACCCGGTGACCCGCCCTACCTGGGACGAGTACTTCATGAGCATGGCGGCACTCGCCGCCAGCCGGTCGACGTGCCTGCGGCGCCGGGTCGGGGCGGTGGTGGTCAAGGACCGCATGGTGCTGTCGACCGGGTACAACGACACGCCGCGCGGGCGTCCGAACTGCGGGGAAGGGGGATGTCCGCGCTGTGCCGGGGAGGCACCGCCGGGGACTGGGCACGACACCTGCCTGTGCATCCACGCGGAACAGAACGCCATCCTCCAGGCTGCGTATCACGGGGTGAGCATCGCCGGCGGCGCGCTGTACTGTACCCACCAGCCGTGTCTGGTGTGCGCGAAGATGATCGTCAACGCCGGTCTGGTGCGCGTCGTCTACGGGGGCGACTATCCCGATCCGGCCGCCGCACAACTGTTGCAGGACGCGGGCGTGGACCTGGTGCGCCACGGTGACGGCCGATGACCCGCACCCCAGTCCTCCTGCCGAAGGGAGCGAGCGCTGGGAGTTGTCCCGCCCCGGCGCCTGGGGGAAGATGGGAACCGGGCGGCGGAACCTCGCACATACGGACGTCAGCCGCTGCCGCAAGCCGAGCGAGGGTCGAAACGATGGCCGAACGCATTCTCGTCGTCGACGATGAGCGACCGATCGCCGAGGCGGTCCGCTTCGCCCTCGAGCGCGAAGGTTATCAGGCGGTGGAAGCGCACGACGGGGCCACCGCGCTGGACCTTGCCCGGACCCGGGCGTTCGACCTGATCGTCCTCGACGTCATGCTTCCGGAACTCAGCGGGTTCGAGGTGTGCCGCATCCTGCGGCAGGAAAGCGACCTGCCGATCCTGCTCCTGACGGCCAAGGGCGACGAATCCGACCGCGTCGTCGGGCTGGACATCGGTGCGGATGACTACATCGTGAAGCCGTTCTCCATGCGCGAGCTGGTAGCGCGGGTGCGGGCCGCCCTCCGGCGTCGCACCCCGGTCCGCGCCGCGCCTCTGACCGTGGGTGATCTCGTCCTCGACGCCGCGCGCCACGAGGTGCGCCGCGGGGAGTCCACCCTGCCCCTTGCGCCGAAGGAGTACGATCTGCTGGCGGTCCTGATGCAAAACGCCGGCATCGTGATGAGCCGCGGCCGGCTCCTGCAGAAGGTCTGGGGCTACGACTACACCGGCGACGAGCGCACCGTCGACGTGCACGTCTCCTGGCTGCGCCGCAAGCTGCGCGAAGCCGGCTCAAGCGTCCGCCTGGACACCGTGCGCGGCGTGGGCTACCGCCTCGAACCGTAGGGATCCATGACGCCGCGACTGCTCGTGGGCATCGGCCTGGGCATCGCTGCCATCGGCCTGGCGCTGCCGGCGCTGCGTACGGGTGCACCGTGGGGCGTCGCGGCGCTCTTGGTCGCCGCCGGGGCGCTGCTGGTCGCCGCCGCCGCGTGGATGACCCGAGTGCTCCATGCCGTGGACCGGGCGAAACGCGGTCTGCAGGCGTTGGGCCTCGGTCAGCCGGCCGAGTACCCCGTCGGGGACCTGGATCGTCAGCCCGCGGGTCTGGTGGCCGAGCTGGAGGCCGAGGTCCGGCGCATGGAGGGTGCAGTGCGGGCGGCGCAGCACGAGCGGGACCGCGTGCGCGCCGTGCTCGACGCGATGGGCGACGGCGTCCTGGTCTTCGACGCGCGACGTCGCCTGGTGCTGGCGAATCGGACGGCCAGGAGCCTGCTTGATCTCGGGGACCGCGAGCCGGCCGGCAGCACGGCGATGGCCCTGTTCCGCCACCACGGCGTCGATGCGCTGATGGATGCGGTCCAGCGGCAGCGCGAGACCGTCGAGGTCGAGTGGGAGACCCCGCCGTCAGGCCGGCGGGTCTTTCGGGTCAAAGCGGATCCGGTGCCCGGCGGAGGCGTGGTGCTCGCGGTCCGCGACGTCACGGAGGCGCGCCGGGCCGACGCCGTCCGTCGCGACTTCGTGGCGAATGTCTCACACGAACTGCGCACACCGCTTGCGTCGGTGCGCGCGATGGCCGAAGCGCTCCAGCAGGGAGGGCTCGACGACCCCGCCTTCGCCCGTCGTTTTCTCGATCGGATGGTCGGCGAGATCGAACGGCTGACACGGCTGGTCAACGACCTTCTCGACCTGTCCACCCTGGAATCGGGGACAGTCAGGCTCCGACCGCAGAGGCTGTGGGCCGCAGACGTCCTGCACGACGTCGCCCAGCGGTTCTCCGACGCGGCGGCGCGGCGCGGGATCTCCGTCCGGGTGCACGCCGCCCACGACCTGACGGTGACCGCGGATCGCGATCGGCTCGAGCAGGCACTCGCAAACCTCGTCGATAACGCGGTGAAGTTCGCGGGCGGCACGGTGGAGCTGCGCGCGGAGGCCGGCGACGGCCGGATTTGCTTCGTGGTGGAAGACGACG encodes:
- a CDS encoding ATP-binding protein is translated as MTPRLLVGIGLGIAAIGLALPALRTGAPWGVAALLVAAGALLVAAAAWMTRVLHAVDRAKRGLQALGLGQPAEYPVGDLDRQPAGLVAELEAEVRRMEGAVRAAQHERDRVRAVLDAMGDGVLVFDARRRLVLANRTARSLLDLGDREPAGSTAMALFRHHGVDALMDAVQRQRETVEVEWETPPSGRRVFRVKADPVPGGGVVLAVRDVTEARRADAVRRDFVANVSHELRTPLASVRAMAEALQQGGLDDPAFARRFLDRMVGEIERLTRLVNDLLDLSTLESGTVRLRPQRLWAADVLHDVAQRFSDAAARRGISVRVHAAHDLTVTADRDRLEQALANLVDNAVKFAGGTVELRAEAGDGRICFVVEDDGPGIPPEHLPRVFERFYRADAARARADGGAGLGLAIVKHVVSASGGRVDAANRPEGGARFVISLPQELGSADDR